A segment of the Trifolium pratense cultivar HEN17-A07 linkage group LG7, ARS_RC_1.1, whole genome shotgun sequence genome:
TCCAACCTGCTTGGAGACCACGGAACAAAGGACAAAcaacatctataaatagcacactTAGGTGCTTTGAAGATTCAAGAGTTTCAACTACAAATTTCAACATCTACACTTGTCTTTTTCGACCAAGTCATTAAACTCTTCCACTCTCACTCCAGCTCTCTAACATCACATACTTGGATCAGTATATCATTGAGTGAACTGAGTGTATTCTTCTATTAGCTTCTCAACttgattttctcttcatttgaaAGCTTGTGATCCGaacaattcattgtaaaatattggctcaagtcaatacgtaactattgattgagtaaCACCTTAGTTTGTAGGACTGAGGTAGATATTAAGCTTGTAGGGCTTAAGGTTATTGATCCTGGTTTAGATCAAGGAGGTTTGTAATTTGATATTACTAGTATCtcaagattatagtggatactcACGGAGCGTGAGAGACTGGACGTAAcccatactattagggggtgaacTAGTATAATTATTGTGTGTtgattctctcttcccttatcttttattttctgcaaacACTAAGCACACAATTCACCTTGAATTTGTTTTAGTGCTAACCAGATcgttctgagatcattctaacgcTTTCTGTtgagttatattttttaaaaggtaaattttaataggttcacaattcaatcccccctttcttgtgaaaaactttgctacttcaatcTTTTGTTGTTTAATTAGTGGAAATAGTCTCATATCACATAATACATGTCATCGTCATCTTTTCTTCCAAACATAATACATGTCATCTTTTCTTCCAAACTTCAATTGTTCTTTCAATAATATTTCTCAGTGAAGAATGTGCGGGGTTGAATACTTCTTGCATGCCTTATGCTTGACTATCAACTCTAAAACCTGGAATGTGATATATTTCACCTTTGTATGGAGATAAATATCCTTTTATATTTGGATATTCAGCATCAACTAGATAGTACTTTcctaaaaataacaaaataaattttgttaatatttatacaaaattaactttaattaaaaaatactaacttTATTATAAAGACGAGATTATGCTTACCTTTAGTTGTTAATATATACCCGATTAATTTAGTAATAACATACATGATGACCAGGGACGGATGGACTAAGGGGCTTGGTGTGGCTAAAGCCACACCagattttttgatatttttttttataaatatgtatatagatatatattgtGTTAAATATTGTCTTCGGATACTAgttaaatacattaataaggaaattttatcttgtattttgtgtgtttaatactttaaaaataaactactaCAAAGTTATCTTTGATTTCctcttttaatatgtttaacaagtgctcCCGAGTACTGTTTAGCACGACTCATAAATGAGTTTCATATTGGGCcattaactaattaacgttaCAAATCGTCCCTTAACTAATTAAAGTTACAAATTGGTCGCTTAACTTTATTTATGTTTGGCATATTGatcatttcctttaattttaCTGAAAAAAAACGTTAACTTTATCTTTGGTCTAAGAAAGATGTCTGAACTTGTAATCATATTTCTTAACACGCCTACAAATATTactcataaataaatcatttatgcGTACATATAAcgaataacataaaacaaagttaactttttttgagaaaaactaaCGAAAATTATCAACatgacaaacaaaattaaagttaagGGGCCAATTTGTAACATTAagagaccaatatgaaaccaataaATATGTTAAAAGACCAAATGtccaatttatcaaaaaaaaaaaaaaagaattgttttCAATTGAAGTAGTGAACACAAAACACATATGTTTCTCTCCCTTTTCATCAATCAACTTCATCAAGTTTGAGTCCCTCATTGTCATTTGGAGCTTTAGATGTGCACAATTATTGAGAATAGTTGAGCTTTATCCAAGTGATTTTGTAGATGAGCCAAAAATGGTGATGTGACATcaactttaaaattatattacaaGTGTTTAATTTTAGCCACACCATTTTTTTatgtctggatccgtccctgatgATGACCACATTACAAACATATTGCAGTATAgtaacatatttatttttacaaactaGCAATATATAGTAACTTATATACGatttgtaccaaaataaaaacaaacatttttttaatgaactCATATACGATTTGTACGAAAGGATTTAAGAGTGTAAATCTTCTAAACATTTACTGCACTTAGATTTGTCCTATAAAATTCGACGCAAGGAGGAGTTGGGATCATATGATAACTTACCTTGTTGAGTCCACTAATTATGTATCAAAGGGAACAAAGATTCTTTCCAACACAATGTTGGTTCAAAGCAACATATTTCAGATTGAGTGAACTATTCACATGAAGGGGGAGAACATATACAAGCAATGAGATATAATGGGATGAGATGAGTAGCTCAACagattaaactatttttttttatttatatataatcaaTAGATTAAGCTAGTTGAACAAGTGCTAAATGAGTTGAAGGTTCGTGATTCAAGTTCTGACAAAGAGAAAAAGTAAGATAATAGCAATGATAAATAAGATTATGTCACaaatacttataaaaatatttaggaGAAAATCTAATTGCGTTCCTACTGTAATGAGTTTAGGAGAAAATAGTCAACCAATAAGCAatgcattttattttcaaatttctaaaaaatattttaataatatttaattttcttcatCGACATTGTTATTTTACAAATTCCTATCGGATAAACATGATTgtaattagagtttaattgttgtgcatcgtcagtgtaaagattttttacacatacatccaatgatgcgttgtcacatcatttaattaatgtgacacatcatgtgtttttaattaccatacataaTGTGTccgtatattattggacgcatgtgtaaaataactttacactgacgatgcatataaattaaattcttgtAATTAACTTAATTGATCACCAAATACAAACATGACTTAATTAACTTAATTCTTACTAGTTATTCATTCTCTCATGTATGTATATTCAACTATAGAATTTTAAACGAAGAAActaatagtaataaataaattgatctAAATTGTACCATGAGGATTTTaacatttaaataagtgattaacCAAACAAATTGATTTGCTTAAAAGAAGTCAACTTTGGAGTGTAGACTTTCCTCACCGACGGTTCCATGAACATTTTTAAAGGTTGATGATAAAGTAGGTAAGCACGGATTCCTATATTTGAAAGTATGATATGATTTTGTATTTGGAGTGTCCTTTGTGCTCCCAAATTACAGCATCAAACCAGTACCCTTAGAATGAATGCATATCAATTTGTACATATTTTTAACACCATACGTCCCCACACCACACGAATCTTCCTACGCACACACCTAACAACAACTCTTTTAACGGCAATATTCTGGATGTTTCGTCGTTATTATAGATAGGCGATATGAGCGTAGGACTTgtatttcttttccttttttgtgTTTAAATCTTATGTCTTGTATTTTGAGCATGTTGTAAGGATTTGAGTACCAATTTTACTCccttataacaatttttttattataaaaaaaaaaaaaaactctagacAGACGGTGATGCTATTCTCTCAAACAAATACCATACCAGTCCCACTCCCCCATTCCCACTCCACGTTTTCCAACCAACGACTTTAACGCGGattcatatttcattttttataactttcaatattttttttttgttacatcgaatttgttttattaaatagtacaatatataatatactaCTGTTTAACACACGTTTAAGTCTGCGTTTAATTcgtatataataatagtaagGACTGAACAAAACAATATAGAACAAGATAAAATTGTACCGgagcaataaataaataaataacttttttatattaaaaattaaaatgagtatttttcatattttttataattgtactATGCACCAAAAGTTATTCTATAATTCGGTGtgagataaaaaattattgtttttttatatttttaatatttcttaTTATCTATGCATAACTAACTTATAAATCAAATAAGTTACGATAAAAATTTTCAACTTCAGTATCATATTTTTTAGCATAATAAAACACTATAAGAGGCACATTAGCATTACTCttaattttttgtctttacACCAAACattattttccataaaaaaaaaaaatacttgtagGCATATATTCTCtctgtcccattttataagactttctttgactaaatgcactattcatatttttattttgatcgtatttttctaataattttcatataagatattatttgatttgtttcgatgagtattttcaaaatattaaaattctataatttttactaatatagaattaaagatattcgtaaaCGAAATTATGTATTGGCTTACATGCAGTGGTCAATGaaatcttatattttgggacggattgAGTATATTCActtattttgactaaataataCTATTCACTTATCTTgctttgatcatatttttttaataatatatagatataaacattagcatataaaatcttgtttgatttattttgatgagtattttcaaaatatcaagtttttataatttttactaatagacaattaaaaatattaatgatcaaaattgatttatttgagcATATTTATGGATCGCttgaaatgatatgttttgacaACCTATTGTTTTATGAACTCAATGTTGGttgattgctaatagttgatagagctaagttaagtattgcggtttggtttgatttatttttttgaattgaaaaccgcaaaccaaatcaaaccgtgcggtttagaagaaaaacGATCCGTGCGGTTAAAACTAAATGCGGTTTTTTGCGATTTCGGTTTGaattggttcgatttgcggttttacttttggattggttcagATACGATTACCCCACGTACAGTAGTCAAActaattcttatatttttaaaacgaatttactataaaaaataaattgtaaaacCAAAATTGCACTGTAGCACTACTAGTAGTACTTAATTTGGCGCTCCCTCCAAAAGTGTGACACACACTCACACTCAAAGTCTTACACAGTTGACAAGTATCACCAGGAGGGAACGAATAcccagaaaaaataaaaaaataaaaattatcgtttcttctttttctctccgATGTTCTTCATTGCAATGTAGTTCATCGGAGAATGGCTAAGTGTCAACGGAGCAACGCTGATTCAATAGTTCTCGATCACCGCCACAATGCCAAAAACACCACCGCTGGTAACTTCCGCCTATCTGCTTTATTCCGCCGCATCATTTTCGACGCCCTAAGCTGCGGCGGAACTTCACGGCACCGACATCACCACCGCAACGAGTCCGTTTGCTCCGCCTCCACCGTATCTTCGGCAAGCTTTGCCGCCGGTAGTCATAAAGAAAAGCAACAAGTAAGAGAAGAGAAACAAGAGAAGCTATCGGATATTCTGAACATACAGGTGCATGAAATTGAAGCGGAATCTAAGAAGGAAGAGATATTGACGGAGCTGAAACAAGTGGTGAAGGAATTGCGTGAAGAGGATTCGACGAAACGGCGAATCGCGGCGGCTAGAGTAAGATCACTGGCGAAAGATGATTCAGAAGCGAGAGGCACACTCGCAATGCTTGGAGCAATTTCTCCACTCGTTGGAATGCTCGATTCACAAGATCTTCATTCTCAGATCGATTCTCTCTATGCATTGCTCAATCTCGGAATCGGCAACGATGCGTTAGTTTTCATTTCTCTGAGAATGTGATTTCAATTTGCAACGGTTTATTGTTCTATGATCTTAGTAAATTTCTGTTATGCAATGATGAATTTTCCATTTTTGATCGAATCACGAATTTATCTTGTtattgttagaaataatataaaaccttTGATACGACTCTATCCCAACGGCtcaagcttttgggataatcggttatttgacagtTAGCATTTATCAATTTGGTGGTTTTATgcatttctaattttatttaatttcttttttttttattaattactgTGAATTTTggtcttgttcaaaaaaaaaattactgtgAATTTTGGTGTTTGATATTTTGTTTCTGTGGTTTGTTGCAGAAATAAAGCAGCGATTGTGAAAATTGGTGCTGTTCACAAGATGCTAAAGATCGTTGAATCGTCGTGTGTTGTTGATTCGTCGGTTTCTGAGGCAATCGTTGCGAATTTCCTTGGATTAAGTGCTTTGGATTTGAACAAACCAATAATTGGATCTTCTGGTGCAATACCCTTTCTAGTTAGGACCCTTCAAAATTTAGATAATAGTAGTAAAGGTAGTTCCCAAGTTAAGCAAGATGCTTTTCGGGCTCTTTACAATCTTTCGATCAATCAGGCGAACATTTCATTTGTTTTGGAAACTGATTTGGTATTG
Coding sequences within it:
- the LOC123893564 gene encoding U-box domain-containing protein 3-like, producing MAKCQRSNADSIVLDHRHNAKNTTAGNFRLSALFRRIIFDALSCGGTSRHRHHHRNESVCSASTVSSASFAAGSHKEKQQVREEKQEKLSDILNIQVHEIEAESKKEEILTELKQVVKELREEDSTKRRIAAARVRSLAKDDSEARGTLAMLGAISPLVGMLDSQDLHSQIDSLYALLNLGIGNDANKAAIVKIGAVHKMLKIVESSCVVDSSVSEAIVANFLGLSALDLNKPIIGSSGAIPFLVRTLQNLDNSSKGSSQVKQDAFRALYNLSINQANISFVLETDLVLFLINSIEDMEVSERVLSILSNLVSSPEGRKAISAVRDAITILVDVLNWTDSPKCQEKASYILMIMAHKAYADRQAMIEAGIVSSLLELTLVGTALAQKRASRILECFRVYKGKQVSGSCDGGNLGLTVSAPICSSSSSFVKSDGGGKEYIVDEANIMSDEKKAVKQLVQQSLQNNMMKIVKRANLKQDFVPSERFSSLTSSSTSKSLPF